The DNA sequence GGTTTACATCCTGATCCTGCCGGCCTTCGGTGTGTTCTCGGAAGTCACCTCGACCTTCTCCGGCAAGCGTCTGTTCGGCCACCACTCGATGATCTATGCATCGGGCGCGATCGCCGTGCTGGGCTTCGCTGTATGGCTGCACCACTTCTTCACCATGGGTGCCGGCGCCAGCGTCAACACCTTCTTCGGCCTGGCGACGATGCTGATCTCCATTCCGACCGGTGTGAAGCTGTTCAACTGGCTGTTCACCATCTACCAGGGCCGTCTGCGCTTCACCGCGCCGATCATGTGGACCCTGGGCTTCATGATCACCTTCTCCATCGGTGGCATGACTGGCGTTCTGCTGGCTGTTCCGGGTGCTGACTTCGTCCTGCACAACAGCCTGTTCGTAATTGCTCACTTCCACAACGTGATCATCGGTGGTGCGGTATTCGGCTACATCGCCGGCTTCGCCTACTGGTTCCCGAAAGCCTTCGGTTTCACCCTGAACGAGAAGTGGGGCAAAGCTGCCTTCTGGTTCTGGATCTCGGGCTTCTACGTAGCGTTCATGCCGCTGTACGCCCTGGGCTTCATGGGCATGACCCGTCGTCTGAACCACTCCGACAACCCGCTGTGGGAACCCTACCTGTACGTAGCCGTCGTCGGCGCCGTGCTGATCCTGTTCGGTATCGCCTGCCAGCTGATCCAGCTGTACGTATCGGTTCGCGACCGCAACCAGAACCTGGACGTGACCGGCGACCCATGGGGCGGCCGTACCCTGGAATGGTCGACTTCGTCGCCACCTCCGTTCTACAACTTCGCCCACATGCCTGAGAAGGTTGGCCTGGACGCCTGGCACGAAGCCAAGGAAGCCGGTGTTGCCTACAAGCCAGCGGCCAAGTACGAAGCGATCCACATGCCGAGCAACACCTCCACCGGTTTGTTCATGGGCCTGTTCCTGACCGTCTTCGGCTTCGCCTTCATCTGGCACATCTGGTGGCTGGTTGGCGCGAGCCTGGTTGCAACCATCGCTGTCTTCGTTCGCCACGCTGCGCGTGACGACCAGGGCTACATGGTTCCGGCCGAAGAAGTGGCGCGCATCGAAGGCGAGCGCATGAAAGCGTTGGCCAAAGCAGGTGCTCTGCCTGCCGGCGCACGTGTCGAATCGTTTGAGCGGGTGTAATCAATGTCCAGTCAAGTAATGCACGGTGCTGCTCATGGTCACGACCATGGGCATGACGACCACCACCACGACTCGGGCCAGATGACCGTACTGGGTTTCTGGCTGTACCTGATGACCGACTGCATCCTGTTTGCGTCGCTCTTCGCCACCTACGCGGTGCTGTCCGGCAGTTTTGCCGGCGGCCCGTCGGGTCATGACATCTTCCAGCTCGATTTCGTAGCTGTTGAAACGCTGTTCCTGCTGCTGTCCTCGATCACCTTCGGCTTCGCCATGCTGAAGATGTTCGATGGCAAGAAAGCTGGCGTACTGGGCTGGTTGGCTGTGACCTTCCTGTTCGGTGCAGGCTTCATCGCGATGGAAATCTATGAATTCCATCACCTGATCGGCGAAGGCTTCGGCCCGAACCGCAGTGGCTTCCTGTCGGGCTTCTTCGCCCTGGTAGGTACCCACGGCCTGCACGTGACCGCCGGCCTGATCTGGATGGCAATCATGATGTACCAGATCAACAAGCACGGCATCACGCCGACCGCCAAGACCCGCATGAGCTGCCTGAGCCTGTTCTGGCACTTCCTGGACGTGGTCTGGATCTGCGTATTCACCGTCGTCTACCTGTTGGGAGTTCTGTAATGGCTAACGCACACGACACTCATCACGAAGGTAACCACGGCAGCGTCAAGTCGTACATGATCGGCTTCATCCTGTCGATCATCCTGACTGCGATCCCGTTCGGCCTGGCCATGTCGCCAAGCCTGCCGAAGAACCTGACCGTTCTGATCATTGTTGCCATGGCCGTGATCCAGGTAGTCGTACACCTCGTGTACTTCCTGCACATGGACCGCTCGAAAGAGCAACGCAACAACGTTTCGACGTTCCTGTTCACCACCTTGGTGATCGCGCTGCTGGTCGGCCTGTCGCTGTGGATCATGTTCAGCATCCACTTCGAAATGTTGGCCAAGTGAGGTAAGACTGCATGTCCGTTAAGCACTTTATCCAAATCACCAAACCGGGGATCATTTTCGGTAACGTGCTTTCCGTGGCAGGCGGTTTCTTCCTTGCCGCGAAGGGCCATGTGGATTTCGCCCTGTTCCTGGCGGTGGTAGTGGGTACTTCGCTGGTAGTCGCGTCCGGTTGCGTGTTCAACAACTGCATCGACCGCGACATCGACCAGAAGATGGAACGCACCAAGAACCGCGTCATGGTTCAGGGCGGCATGCCGCTGCCCCTCGCGCTGATCTACGCCACCCTGCTCGGGGTGGCGGGTTTCAGCCTGCTGTATGTCCAGGCCAACCCGCTGTCGGCGTTCTGCGCGCTGATCGGCTTCATCGTCTACGTCGGTTTCTACAGCCTGTGGCTGAAGCGTAAATCGGTGCACGGCACCCTGGTTGGCAGCCTGTCCGGTGCCATGCCTCCGGTGATCGGCTACTGCGCCGTGAGCAACAGCTTCGACCTGGCTGCGGTCACCCTGCTGGTGATGTTCAGCCTGTGGCAGATGCCGCACAGCTTTGCCATCGCGATCTTCCGCTTCAAGGACTACAGCGCTGCCAACATTCCGGTCCTGCCGGTGGCGCGCGGTGTCCTCGCGGCGAAGAAGCAGATCGTGCTGTACGTGCTGGCCTTCGTGCTCGCCACCCTGATGCTTACCCTCGGCGGTTACGCCGGCCTCGGCTACCTGGCCGTGGCTGCTGCCATGGGCCTGTACTGGCTGTACATGGCCTGGGGAGGCTACAAGGCCGAGGACGACAGCAAATGGGCACGCAAGGTGTTCGGCTTCTCCATCCTCACCGTCACTGCGCTCAGCGTGATGATGGGTGTGGACAGCCAGACCGCTGCGGACGTGCTGATGACCTACGCGCGCTGAGACTGCTGCCTGTTTCACGAAAACCCCGGCCATGTGCCGGGGTTTTTTTATGTGCGTTTTCCTGTGCCGGCCCCTTCGCGGGCTCGCCCGCTCCCACAGGGTTACTCTCGGCCCTGAGACTGCGCCGTATCTGTGGGGGGGGGCGGGCGAGCCCGCGAAGAGGCCCGTCCTGAAAACATAAAGTTCAGATTTTCAAAAAATACATCTGAAAAATTCTATGAAAACAGGAAATTACCCTTTACAAAATTCCTGTTTCGGCACTATCTTCTGATCCAGGCCGCCATATCGGCCAACGTCGCTCGGACGGTTCCGGGCGCTTACGTACTCAGAGGAAGCCATGGCCAACCCAGGTTCGCCGCGCCGCTTTGCGCGCATCGATCGTCTCCCCCCTTACGTCTTCAACATCACCGCCGAGCTCAAGATGGCTGCCCGCCGCCGTGGCGAGGACATCATCGACCTGAGCATGGGCAACCCCGATGGCGCCACTCCGCCTCACATCGTCGAAAAGCTGGTGCAGGTCGCCCAGCGTGAAGACACCCACGGCTATTCCACCTCTCGCGGTATTCCGCGCCTGCGCCGGGCCATCTCCAACTGGTACAAGGAACGCTACGAGGTCGATATCGACCCGGAAAGCGAAGCCATCGTCACCATTGGTTCGAAGGAAGGCCTGGCGCACCTGATGCTGGCCACACTCGACCAGGGCGATACGGTGCTGGTGCCCAACCCCAGCTACCCGATCCATATCTACGGTGCAGTGATCGCCGGTGCCCAGGTGCGTTCGGTGCCGCTGGTGCCGGGGGTGGACTTCTTCAACGAGCTGGAGCGGGCCATACGCGAGTCGATCCCCAAGCCGAAGATGATGATCCTTGGCTTCCCGTCCAACCCTACCGCGCAGTGCGTGGAGCTGGATTTCTTCGAGCGCGTGGTGGCCCTGGCCAAGCAGTATGGGGTTCTGGTGGTGCATGACCTGGCGTATGCCGACATCGTCTACGACGGCTGGAAAGCGCCGTCGATCATGCAGGTGCCGGGGGCCAAGGATATCGCCGTGGAGTTCTTTACCCTGTCCAAGAGCTACAACATGGCCGGCTGGCGCATCGGCTTCATGGTTGGCAACCCCGAGTTGGTCAGCGCCCTGGCGCGGATCAAGAGCTACCACGACTACGGCACCTTCACCCCGCTGCAGGTAGCCGCCATCGCTGCGCTGGAAGGTGACCAACAGTGCGTTCGCGACATTGCCGAGCAGTACCGCCAGCGCCGCAACTTGCTGGTGAAAGGGCTGCACGAACTGGGCTGGATGGTCGAGAACCCCAAGGCCTCGATGTATGTGTGGGCGAAGATTCCGCCGGAGTATGTGCACCTGGGTTCGCTGGAGTTTTCCAAGAAGCTGCTGGCCGAGGCCAAGGTGTGCGTGTCGCCGGGGATCGGCTTTGGTGACTACGGTGATGACCACGTACGCTTTGCCCTGATCGAGAACCAGGACCGCATTCGCCAGGCGATTCGCGGGATCCGGCAGATGTTTCGGGCCGATGGTCTGACCCGCAAGTAAGCCATTGGTGCCGCTTTGCGCCCATCGCCTCACAGGTATGCTCAATCCCTGGGGCCTGTGATACCCCTGTGGGAAACCGGCGATGGGCTGTGAAGCAGCCCCCGATACCAAGAGGTAAAGGGAGCTGCCTTCCGCCTGCGTTCTCATTGTTCATCGCCCTACCTTGCGCACTCATTTCTCACCACAGAGACCCACAAATGAGTGTATTCACCGCCTACTTCTGCGGCACCGGCTCCCACCGCTTCGACCACGCCAACCCCAATTTCTGGAACGGCGAGCTGGTATCAACCCTGGCCAGCAACGATCTAGGCCGCGAGTTCGCCCATTGGATCGCCGTGGATGGCCCAGGCAGCGGCAACCTGCAGGATGACAACCTGTTCGTCGAGCCCGGTGGCTATTTCAACTGGACCGGCCAGCTGTTCGGGCGTGGCTGGGAAGAGAACGTCAGGCATGTGTTGCAGGTGATAAAAGGCGAAAGCAGCTGGCAGCGTACCGAACTGAGCGAGCAAGAATACCAGCGCCTGAAAGACGCCGGCGTACCGGTTCCGGACCCTTCTTCCACTGCCTCCTGGTTCTGGCGTACCCATTACTATGGTCACCGCCATCCGACACCCCAGCAATTGCAAGAGCGCATTATCGGCATCTTCCGCAAGCCGCGCATTCCGGCCCAGGTCAACCTGATCGGCTGGAGCCGGGGAGGGATCAGCTGCCACATGCTGGCCAATGCCATGGCCCAGGACCCGGTGTTGCGCCACATACCCGTGAACATCTTTGCCATCGACCCGGTGCCAGGCGTTGGCAACGTGCAGACCGAGCGTGTGACGCTGGCGGAGAACGTCAAAGAGTACGTGGGCTTCTACTCGCGGGATGAGCGTTCCAAAGGGTTTGCCTGTGTGATCCCTTCGGTAGCGAGCGGGACGCGGATATGCGTTTACCCCATGCCAGGCCGCCACGCCACGCTGGTCGGCAACGCCTCGGCGGATGGCGCCGGTGCCGGCAAGGTGCTGGTGGAGCCGGGGCTGATCGTGCGTCATTTCGCCGAGGTTTGCCTGACCCGCTGGGGTGTGCAGCTCGACAAGCGCTTGACGCTGGACGACAGCCAGCTGATGAAGCATCACCAGGCGATGGCGACAGCAGATAGCCAATATCAGGCCATGCGTAGCGAGTCCTACACCGTCCTCACCGAGGGTGAAAAGGACGACCGCCTGGTGCACTGTGGTGAAGCACGTACCTACTTCAGCAAGGTGCAAGGCAGCCATTATGAGCCAAACGCCGGGCTTGCTCTGCAGCGCGCGGATGCCTCGACGTACAAGGCTATCTGCTAATGGAAACGGGCGGTCGGCGCAGGTGTTGGCCGCCCTCGGCCGGCCGCCGGATCAGCGGCAAATATTTTTGCATTGCCCCCCTATCCAGCAGCCCCGGCTTGGATTGAAAATGGCGCCGCGGGCCAGCCCCGATAACAACAACCTTCCCTCCGTGCCATCATGTCCGAATATAACCCTTGCCTTGACTGCGGCGCCTGCTGCGGGTACTTCCGTGTGTCCTTCTTCTGGGGCGAATGCCAGTCATCCGGCGGCCTGGTACCGGATGACCTGGTGGTACAGATCAACCCCACCCGTGTCGCCATGATCGGCACCGACGCCAAGCCATGCCGCTGCATCAGCCTGCAGGGCGAGATTGGCCAGCAAGTGGCGTGCACCATCTACGCCAACCGCTCCAGCCCCTGCCGCGAGTTCGAGGCGTCGTGGGTGGGTGGGGTACACAACCCCAGCTGTGACGATGCGCGGGCGGCATATGGGCTGCCACCGCTGACGCCGCCAGGGGCCAATGAGCCGCATTGGCCGGATGACGGCGCTGAGGTGGCCTGAGCGCCAGCCTGCGCGGGCCACCCGGATGCCTGAACCGTGCGCTTGACGTTAAACTGTCATTTCCCCAGCCATGGACAGGAGATCCGGCGTGACCCCACCCCGCAGTTTCCCCAGTGACCTCTGCCTTGACAGCCCGCGCCTGCAATTGCGCCCCATGCGCCATGCCGATGCAGCACAGTGGCTGGCAATCATGGCCGACCCCGAGGTCATGCGCTATTGGCACCATGCCCCCTGGCAAGACCTGGCCGAAGCCGAAAGCGCCCTGGCCGCCGATCGTGAAGCCTATGCCAACGGTGACCAGCTCAAGCTGGGCATGTACCGGCGCGACAACGGTGAACTGATCGGCATGGTCCAGCTGTTCAACATCGACGATGTCTCTCGCCGTGGCGAGATCGGTTATTGCCTGGCCAGCGCCATGCAGGGCCGAGGCTACATGGACGAGGCGCTGACCTGCTTCATCGACTACCTCGCCCACACCCTGCACATGCGCCGCCTGGAGGGCGAGATCGACCCACGCAACCAAGGCTCGGCACGTACCCTCGAACGCCAGGGCTTCGTGCTAGAAGGTACCCTGCGTGCGCGCTGGTGTGTGGCTGGCGAACTGTCCGACTCCGGTATCTATGGCCTGCTGCTGGAGCCGCCGGTTGCCTGACCGCATGCCATCCCATCGAAGGTTTGGAAGCGGGGCAGGGGCTGGGTTATGGTCACAGCCTGTTCCTTTCCCCAGGTATGCCCCTTGCCCGTTTTCTACCTGAGCGCCAGCTTGCTGCTGTACCTGCTCGCACTGTTCTTCGATGGCGCGCTGATGAGTGGCGACCGTCACATGCCGGCCTTGCAGATGCTGTTGTATGGGCCATGGGGCCTGCCTTTCGGGATGTATCAGTGGTTCGCCAACCCGTTGCTGGCGCTGGCCGTCCTGGCGCATCGGCGGTTCCGCCGGCTGGCACTCCTGGCCGGCCTGGTGGCGCTGTACCTGGCTGCCAGCAGTTTCGGAATTGACCGCTTGCCGGACAACCAGAGCTACGCGTTTCATGAGCGTACCGGCTTTGGGGCCGGGTTCTACCTGTGGCTGGCGGCGATGATGGTGTTCTGCCTGGGACAGGCCTGGTGTTGCTGGAAGGCGCGCAGTGCCGCCGATATGCCGGGTTGGAGCTGGCTGGACGTGGTGCTGGTTGCGGCGCTGGGTGTGGCGTTCTATGCCGCGACGCAGATGCCGACGTTGCGCTTTGAGCCGGGCAGGGTGCTGATGCCGCAGGAGCAGCCGCAGACGCTTTGAAATCCACAAGGAGAGTTTGCATGATCAAGCATTACCTGACCGGCCTGGCATTGGCCTGCTCGCTGTCATCGGCAATGGCCGATGACTACACGGCCGCCTACGGGCAGTGCATGGACAAGGCGTCCAGTACCGTGGCCATGAGTGAATGCATCAAGGCCGAAACGCAGGTGCAGGACCAGCGCCTGAACCGGGTGTACAAGCAACTGATGGGCAAGCTCGATGCCGGGCAGCAGAAGCGCCTGCGGGATGTGCAGCGTACGTGGCTGGCTTACCGCGATGGCAATTGCCAGTTCCATGTGCAGGCCAGTGGTGGAACCATGGCGGTACTGGAAGGTGGGTCCTGTTTGATGGACATGACCCGCGACCGGGCGGCGGAGCTGGAACGAGTGCTCAGCCCCGGGCAATGAGGTCGTGTCCGGGATGACTGGCCCCGTTGTAGGAGCGGCCTTGTGTCGCGAAAGGGCCGCAAAGCGGCCCCCCGGTTCAACATGGCGAAAACGGCCGGGGCCGCTGCGCAGCCCTTTCGCGACACAAGGCCGCTCCTACAGGTATTGCCGTGCCCTTGGCAGCAGCTTTAGCTGCGCGGTGCGCGTAGTGCCCGGGCCTTGAGGTACTCGCGTACTTCCACGGCATCCCCGGCAAACTCGATACGCTCTGCCTTGGCTGCGCGCTGGTAGGCGTACATCGGGTCGTAGTACTCGTTCAGCAAGCCTTCGATCCAGCCTCGATGCAAGTCCACCGCACCGCTGCGCTGCTGTTCCTCTAGGGCCAGGCGGAGGATGTCCGACAGGCGCTGATAGCGTTCGCCGCCCAAGCGCTTGTAGATGTTGGCCATGCTCTGCAGCAGACGCTCGGCGAACAGCCGGCGGCCGTCCTCTTCGCCATGCACGCTGACGAACTCGGCGCTCAGGTTGATCACATAATCGCGCAGGATGCGCTCCACCCGGTTGGCGAACGTGTCTTCCAGCCACACCAGTGGGTACTGCTGCATACCCTGGTATAGCTCCAGTGGCACCGTGCAGCTGCCGACAATGCGGCCTTCGTCTTCCAATACGAACTGCTCGATGCCGCGGGCACGTTTCTTCAGTACATCGATGGCCAGCTGGTTCTCGAAGTCGATCTGCGCCGGCTGTGCGGTGGCGCGCTTGCCGAAGCTGGAGCCGCGATGGTTGGCGTGGCCTTCCAGGTCGAGCACGTTGTCCAGCTGGTGCAGCACGTCGGTCTTGCCGGTGCCGGTCAGGCCGCCAACCAGCACGAAATCACATTGCTCCACTGCCTGCTGAGTGGTTTCCAGCAGGAAGGTACGCATGGCCTTGTAGCCACCTTTGATCCGCGGGTAATGGATACCCGCTTCATCACGCAGCCAGCCCTGCACGATCTGCGAGCGCAAGCCACCACGGAAGCAATACAGGTAACCCTCCGGGTGAGCCTGGGCAAATGCCGCCCAGGCTTCCAGGCGGGCCTGTTTGCTGGCGCCACTGACCAGCTGGTGGCCGAGGGCGATGGCGGCGGCCTGGCCCTGCTGCTTGTAGCAGGTACCGACCTTCTGCCGTTCCTGATCGGTCATCAGCGGCAGGTTGACGGCGCCGGGGAAGGCGCCCTTGGCAAATTCGATGGGGGCGCGCATGTCCATCATCGGCACGTCATCGAGGAACAGCTGGCGGAAGTCGGTGCAGTCGGGGCGCATCAGATCACCTCGACCGCGTGGCTCTGTCGCTCGACCAACTGGCCGATCGCTGCCAATTGCAGGCCCAGCCCGGCGGCTTCGGCGAGGAACTCGGCTTCCCCGTCCGGGGTGACCGCCACCAGCAGGCCGCCGCTGGTTTGCGGGTCGCACAGCAGGTGCTTCTGGTCGTCAGTGAGGGCGCCGATCTTGTGCCCGTAGCTGTCGAAGTTGCGCAGGGTGCCACCGGGGATGCAGCCCTCGGCCAGGTAGTGTTCGACACTCGGCAGCCGTGGCACAGCGGCGTACTCCAGGTGCGCGGTGAGGCCACTGCCTTCGGCCAGTTCCACCAGGTGGCCGAGCAGGCCAAAGCCGGTGACGTCGGTCATCGCCTTGACCCCGTCGAGCTTGCCGAAGCGGCTGCCGGGGGTATTGAGGGTGCACATCCAGTCACGGGCCAGGCCCTGGTCCTGTGGGCGCAGCTTGGCCTTTTTCTCGGCGGTGGTGAGGATGCCGATGCCCAGCGGCTTGGTCAGGTACAGGCGGCAACCTGCGCTGGCGGTGTCGTTGCGCTTGAGGTGGCGCTTGTTCACCACGCCGGTGACAGCAAGGCCGAAGATCGGTTCGGGGGCGTCGATGGAGTGGCCTCCAGCCAGCGGGATGCCGGCTTCGGCGCACACCGCACGGCCACCGCGGATCACTTCGCGGGCCACTTCCGGCGGCAGCACATTTACTGGCCAACCGAGGATGGCGATGGCCATCAACGGGTCGCCGCCCATGGCATAGATGTCGCTAATGGCGTTGGTGGCGGCGATGCGGCCGAAGTCGTAGGGGTCATCGACGATCGGCATGAAGAAGTCGGTGGTCGAAACCACACCACGCTCGTCGTCCAGCGCATACACGGCCGCGTCGTCACGCGAGGCGTTGCCGACCCACAGTTTCGGATCCAGGGCCTGGGCGCCGCTTTCGGCGAGGATCACATCCAGCACCTTGGGGGAGATCTTGCAGCCACAGCCGGCACCATGGCTGTACTGGGTCAGGCGAATCGGCTCGCTCATGTGTACCTCGGCAGGTCAAATTATTGCGCGATTGTAGCAAAGCTGGCCTTTGCGCCCGCGCCTCTTATAATTCCCGTGGTCGGCCTGACGGTCGGCCTTTCCCCGCTATTGAACCGGAGAACACCCATGCTCAAACGCCCCCTGGCGCTCGCCGCCGGCCTCGTGCTGTCCTGCTGTGCCGTAGTCGCCCAGGCTGCTGAAACCCTGCGGGTCAGCGCCATTCCCGACGAAGCACCGACCGAACTGCAGCGCAAGTTCAAGCCGTTGGGCGAATACCTGGCCAGGCAACTGGGCATGGAAGTCAAGTTCGTGCCGGTCGCCGACTACCCGGCAGTGGTCGAGTCGCTGGCTTCCGGTCGCCTGGACCTGGCCTGGCTGGGCGGTTTCACCTTCGTTCAGGTCCACCTGAAGGACCCGACCGCCACGCCGCTGGTGCAGCGTGAGCAGGATGCGCAGTTCACCTCCAAGTTCATTACCGCCAACCCCGATGTGAAGAGCCTGGCCGACCTCAAGGGCAAGTCGTTTGCCTTCGGTTCCATCTCGTCCACCTCGGGCAGCCTGATGCCGCGTTACTTCATGCTCAAGCAGGACAATATCAAGCCTGAAGACTACTTCAGCCGAGTGGCCTATTCCGGTGCCCACGATGCCACCGTGGCCTGGGTGCAAGCCGGCAAGGTCGATGGCGGCGTGCTCAACGCCAGTGTCTGGCAGAAGCTGGTCGATGCCGGCAAGGTCGATACCGCCAAGGTGAAGGTGTTCGCCACCACCCCGACCTACTACGACTACAACTGGACCGTGCGCGGCAACATGGACCCGGCGCTGAAGGAAAAGATCCAGAAGGCGTTCCTCGACCTCGACCCGGCCAACCCGGAGCACAAGGCCATTCTCGACCTGCAAGCGGCCAGCCGCTTCATCGAGACCAAGCCCGAGAATTACGTGGGCACCGAGCAGGCTGCACGCGAGGCCGGCCTGCTCAAGTGACAGTCTCTTGCGAAGTGGCTATTCAGCTGCACGGCGCCGGCCTGCGCCATGGCCAGGTGCGTGCGCTTGACGCGGTGAACCTGCGTATCTGCCAGGGCGAGCGCGTCGCCATCATCGGGCCGTCAGGGGCAGGCAAGTCC is a window from the Pseudomonas anuradhapurensis genome containing:
- the cyoD gene encoding cytochrome o ubiquinol oxidase subunit IV codes for the protein MANAHDTHHEGNHGSVKSYMIGFILSIILTAIPFGLAMSPSLPKNLTVLIIVAMAVIQVVVHLVYFLHMDRSKEQRNNVSTFLFTTLVIALLVGLSLWIMFSIHFEMLAK
- a CDS encoding YkgJ family cysteine cluster protein, which translates into the protein MSEYNPCLDCGACCGYFRVSFFWGECQSSGGLVPDDLVVQINPTRVAMIGTDAKPCRCISLQGEIGQQVACTIYANRSSPCREFEASWVGGVHNPSCDDARAAYGLPPLTPPGANEPHWPDDGAEVA
- the alaC gene encoding alanine transaminase, which produces MANPGSPRRFARIDRLPPYVFNITAELKMAARRRGEDIIDLSMGNPDGATPPHIVEKLVQVAQREDTHGYSTSRGIPRLRRAISNWYKERYEVDIDPESEAIVTIGSKEGLAHLMLATLDQGDTVLVPNPSYPIHIYGAVIAGAQVRSVPLVPGVDFFNELERAIRESIPKPKMMILGFPSNPTAQCVELDFFERVVALAKQYGVLVVHDLAYADIVYDGWKAPSIMQVPGAKDIAVEFFTLSKSYNMAGWRIGFMVGNPELVSALARIKSYHDYGTFTPLQVAAIAALEGDQQCVRDIAEQYRQRRNLLVKGLHELGWMVENPKASMYVWAKIPPEYVHLGSLEFSKKLLAEAKVCVSPGIGFGDYGDDHVRFALIENQDRIRQAIRGIRQMFRADGLTRK
- a CDS encoding lysozyme inhibitor LprI family protein, whose product is MIKHYLTGLALACSLSSAMADDYTAAYGQCMDKASSTVAMSECIKAETQVQDQRLNRVYKQLMGKLDAGQQKRLRDVQRTWLAYRDGNCQFHVQASGGTMAVLEGGSCLMDMTRDRAAELERVLSPGQ
- the selD gene encoding selenide, water dikinase SelD; the protein is MSEPIRLTQYSHGAGCGCKISPKVLDVILAESGAQALDPKLWVGNASRDDAAVYALDDERGVVSTTDFFMPIVDDPYDFGRIAATNAISDIYAMGGDPLMAIAILGWPVNVLPPEVAREVIRGGRAVCAEAGIPLAGGHSIDAPEPIFGLAVTGVVNKRHLKRNDTASAGCRLYLTKPLGIGILTTAEKKAKLRPQDQGLARDWMCTLNTPGSRFGKLDGVKAMTDVTGFGLLGHLVELAEGSGLTAHLEYAAVPRLPSVEHYLAEGCIPGGTLRNFDSYGHKIGALTDDQKHLLCDPQTSGGLLVAVTPDGEAEFLAEAAGLGLQLAAIGQLVERQSHAVEVI
- the cyoC gene encoding cytochrome o ubiquinol oxidase subunit III → MSSQVMHGAAHGHDHGHDDHHHDSGQMTVLGFWLYLMTDCILFASLFATYAVLSGSFAGGPSGHDIFQLDFVAVETLFLLLSSITFGFAMLKMFDGKKAGVLGWLAVTFLFGAGFIAMEIYEFHHLIGEGFGPNRSGFLSGFFALVGTHGLHVTAGLIWMAIMMYQINKHGITPTAKTRMSCLSLFWHFLDVVWICVFTVVYLLGVL
- the cyoB gene encoding cytochrome o ubiquinol oxidase subunit I — translated: MFGKLSLEAIPYHEPIVMVTLAMIALGGIAVVGAITYFRKWTYLWTEWLTTVDHKKIGVMYIIVAMVMLLRGFADAIMMRTQLAAATGGSEGYLPPEHYDQIFTAHGVIMIIFMAMPFFTGLMNLAVPLQIGARDVAFPFLNSLSFYLLLAGVLLVNISLGVGEFAKTGWVAYPPLAGIQYSPGVGVDYYIWALQLSGLGTTLTGVNFLVTVMKMRAPGMKLMDMPIFTWTCTWANVLIVASFPILTAALALLTVDRYLDFHIFTNELGGNPMMYVNLFWAWGHPEVYILILPAFGVFSEVTSTFSGKRLFGHHSMIYASGAIAVLGFAVWLHHFFTMGAGASVNTFFGLATMLISIPTGVKLFNWLFTIYQGRLRFTAPIMWTLGFMITFSIGGMTGVLLAVPGADFVLHNSLFVIAHFHNVIIGGAVFGYIAGFAYWFPKAFGFTLNEKWGKAAFWFWISGFYVAFMPLYALGFMGMTRRLNHSDNPLWEPYLYVAVVGAVLILFGIACQLIQLYVSVRDRNQNLDVTGDPWGGRTLEWSTSSPPPFYNFAHMPEKVGLDAWHEAKEAGVAYKPAAKYEAIHMPSNTSTGLFMGLFLTVFGFAFIWHIWWLVGASLVATIAVFVRHAARDDQGYMVPAEEVARIEGERMKALAKAGALPAGARVESFERV
- the mnmH gene encoding tRNA 2-selenouridine(34) synthase MnmH, which translates into the protein MRPDCTDFRQLFLDDVPMMDMRAPIEFAKGAFPGAVNLPLMTDQERQKVGTCYKQQGQAAAIALGHQLVSGASKQARLEAWAAFAQAHPEGYLYCFRGGLRSQIVQGWLRDEAGIHYPRIKGGYKAMRTFLLETTQQAVEQCDFVLVGGLTGTGKTDVLHQLDNVLDLEGHANHRGSSFGKRATAQPAQIDFENQLAIDVLKKRARGIEQFVLEDEGRIVGSCTVPLELYQGMQQYPLVWLEDTFANRVERILRDYVINLSAEFVSVHGEEDGRRLFAERLLQSMANIYKRLGGERYQRLSDILRLALEEQQRSGAVDLHRGWIEGLLNEYYDPMYAYQRAAKAERIEFAGDAVEVREYLKARALRAPRS
- the cyoE gene encoding heme o synthase; its protein translation is MSVKHFIQITKPGIIFGNVLSVAGGFFLAAKGHVDFALFLAVVVGTSLVVASGCVFNNCIDRDIDQKMERTKNRVMVQGGMPLPLALIYATLLGVAGFSLLYVQANPLSAFCALIGFIVYVGFYSLWLKRKSVHGTLVGSLSGAMPPVIGYCAVSNSFDLAAVTLLVMFSLWQMPHSFAIAIFRFKDYSAANIPVLPVARGVLAAKKQIVLYVLAFVLATLMLTLGGYAGLGYLAVAAAMGLYWLYMAWGGYKAEDDSKWARKVFGFSILTVTALSVMMGVDSQTAADVLMTYAR
- a CDS encoding GNAT family N-acetyltransferase; this encodes MTPPRSFPSDLCLDSPRLQLRPMRHADAAQWLAIMADPEVMRYWHHAPWQDLAEAESALAADREAYANGDQLKLGMYRRDNGELIGMVQLFNIDDVSRRGEIGYCLASAMQGRGYMDEALTCFIDYLAHTLHMRRLEGEIDPRNQGSARTLERQGFVLEGTLRARWCVAGELSDSGIYGLLLEPPVA
- a CDS encoding putative selenate ABC transporter substrate-binding protein; translation: MLKRPLALAAGLVLSCCAVVAQAAETLRVSAIPDEAPTELQRKFKPLGEYLARQLGMEVKFVPVADYPAVVESLASGRLDLAWLGGFTFVQVHLKDPTATPLVQREQDAQFTSKFITANPDVKSLADLKGKSFAFGSISSTSGSLMPRYFMLKQDNIKPEDYFSRVAYSGAHDATVAWVQAGKVDGGVLNASVWQKLVDAGKVDTAKVKVFATTPTYYDYNWTVRGNMDPALKEKIQKAFLDLDPANPEHKAILDLQAASRFIETKPENYVGTEQAAREAGLLK